The genomic interval GGCACGGTGCCCGAGGCGCTGGCCAGAGTGCAGGTCCGGCCGGGCGAAGGCCTGACCGGGCGCGTGATCGCGACGGCAACCCCGATGATGGTCAACGACTACGCCAAGGAGTACCGCGACAGCCCCTTCCTCGCTGCGGTGCAGGAGGCCGGGATCCGCTCGGTTGTCGCAGTCCCGCTGAACGCGCGGGGCGCCGTGATCGGCGTTCTCGCCGTGACCAGCCGGGTGCCAAACAAGTTCAACGAAGAGGATCGACAGCTCTTGAGCGCCCTCGCCGACCAAGCCGCCATCGCCATCGAGAACGCCAAGCTGTACGAGCAGGTGAGGCAGTACGCGGAGGAGCTAGAGGCCAAGGTCAAAGCCCGCACCCAAGAGCTTCAAGAGGCCAACCTGAGACTGGAAGTGGCGAGCCGTCACAAGTCCCAGTTCCTCGCCAACATGAGCCATGAGCTCCGCACCCCGCTCAACGCCATCCTGGGTTATACAGAACTCATTCTGGACAGTATCTATGGTGCAGTGCCGGAAAAGATTCGGGACGTGATGGTTCGGGTGGACAAAAGCGGGCGCCACCTCCTCGGCCTCATCAACGACGTCCTCGACCTCTCCAAGATCGAGGCCGGCCAGCTCACCGTCGCGCCCGCCGACTATTCCCTCAAGGACATCATCCAGACTGTGGTCACCGCCGTGGAAGCCCTGGCGGCGGAAAAGAAGCTCGCGCTGAAGGTCAGCATCGCGCCTGACCTGCCTCGGGGCCGCGGCGATGAGCGCCGGATTACCCAGGTGCTCCTGAACCTGGTCGGCAATGCCATCAAGTTCACCGAAGCCGGCGGGGTCCACATCGAGGTCTCTCTCGCCGACGGCGCTTTCCTCGTCTCCGTCGCCGACACTGGCCCCGGCATTGCCCCCGCCGACCAGGAGAAGATCTTCGAAGAGTTCCACCAAGTCGACAGCTCCTCTACCCGCCCCAAGGGCGGCACCGGCCTCGGCCTCGCCATCGCCAAACGCATTATCGAGATTCATGGCGGCCGCATCTGGGTGGAATCCGAACTCGGCAAAGGCTCGACCTTTCGCTTCACGCTACCCGTTCGCGTGGAACACCAAGCTGGCGCCGCATGAACGACCGATCGGTGACGGTTCGAGCGCCTACCCGTGCCCCCGGGGCGGGCACCCGGCCAGCGCAACCCCTGGCGGGATGCGCGACCGGACCGAGCTTCCTCAGCGGGCACCCGAGCGGGTCGGCGGAGCCGACCCTCAGCGCGAGGGTCAGGGCGGGGCTCCCCTCCGAGAAATTCACCCTGCCCGTGCGCGTTGAGCGCCCGACTGAGACCCCATGAGCAAGCGGATCCTGGTGGTCGAGGACCAGGAGGACAACCGCCGGATCGTCCGCGACCTGCTCACGAGCGCGGGCTACGAGATGATCGAGGCGACCACCGGGGAGGAGGGCATCGCCCTGGCGGAGGGGCACCGCCCCGATCTGATCCTCATGGACATCCAGCTCCCCGGCCTCGACGGCTACGAGGCCACCCGCCGCATCAAGGCCAACCCCGCGCTGCGCGGGATCCCGGTCATCGCGGTGACGTCGTACGCCCTGAGCGGTGACGATGCCAGAGCGTTCGAGGCCGGCTGCGATGCCTACGTGGCGAAGCCGTTCAGCCCGCGGGCGCTGCTGGCCAAGATCCGCGAGTTCGTGCCGTAGGCGAGTCGGAGGACATCCGGGCGGGCCTCAAGGCGGGCGACAGGCGAAGGGATGCTCTTTATCTTCGTGGAGGTTTGAGATGAAGCCAAGAGCACCTTTCCGGGGCGGAGATACGACGGGGCAGGTCGTCTCGAAATTCCTGGTCGCATGCGCCCGCCGGCTCCACCAGCAGGCCATCCTCGTGCTGACAGTCATGTTCTGAATGCCATCCTCGGCTACACGAAGCTGGTCCTGGACAACATCTATGGGGACGTGCCTCGGAAGGCTCGGGACGCGATGGACCGGGTGGAGAAGAACGGCCACCATCTCCTCGGCCTCATCAACGACGTCCTCGATCTCACCAAGCTGGAGGCGGGACAGCTTGCCCTCGCCCTCACGGACTACTCCCTCAAGGACGTCGTTCAGGCGGTCATGACGTCCCTGCAACCCCTGGCGGCCGAGAAACGCCTGGCGCTGAAAGCCGCAGTGTCCGCGGACCTGCCACGCGCGAGGGGCGACGAACAGCGTATCACCCAGGTGCTGCTGAACCTCGTCGGGAACGCGATCAAGTTCACCGATGCCGGTGAGGTCCGCTTGGAGGCGACGGTGTCCGATGGGACGTTCCTGGTCTCGGTGGCTGACACGGGACCGGGGATCGCGCCCGCGGATCAGCAGAAGATCTTCGAGGAGTTGCAGCAGGTCGACAGTTCCAGCACCCGGAGGAAGGGCGGAATGGGCGTCGGGCTCTCGATCGCCAAACGCATCATCGAGCTGCACCGCGGGCGCATCTGGGTGGAGTCCCACGCAGGCAGGGGCTCCACCTTCCGGATCACGCTGCCCGTTCGTGTGGAACACCAGGAAATTCACGCTCCCGGTCCGCGCTGAGGTCACATCGTGAGAACGCCGCCGCGGATCCTGGTCGTCGATGACAATCTCATGAACGTGGAGATTATCCAGAGCCGCCTCGCGGTCCACGGCTACGAGATCCTCACAGCGGCCGACGGCGAGGAGGCGCTGGCTGTCGCTCGGGCTGCCCAGCCGGACCTGATCCTGCTCGACGTCATGATGCCCAAGCTGGACGGGACCGAGGTCTGCCGACGGCTCAGGGCCGATGCCTCCTTTCCGTTCACCCCGATCATCCTGGTCACCGCCAAGGCCGACTCCAGGGATGTCGTGGCCGGTCTCGAGGCGGGGGCCGACGAATACCTGACGAAGCCCGTGGACCAGGCCGCGCTGGTCGCCAGGGTCAAGTCCATGCTGCGGATCAAGGCCCTCCACGACACCGTCCAGGAACAGGCCTCGCGCCTCGAAGCGCAGGCGGCGGAGCTTGCAGCGTTCAACCGGACCCTGGAGCAGCGCGTCGCGGCGCAACTGGCCGAGCTCGAGCGGGTCGGCCGGCTCAAGCGCTTCCTCTCCCCCCAGCTCGCCGAGCTCGTGATGTCCGCCGGCGACGAGAAGTTATTAGAATCCCACCGGCGCGAGATCACCGTAGTCTTCTGCGACCTGCGCGGCTTCACCGCGTTCGCCGAGACCGCGGAGCCCGAAGAGGTGATGGGCGTGCTCAGGGAGTACCATGCCGCGATGGGGGAGCTGATCTTCCGCTTCGAGGGGACGCTGGAACGGTTTGCCGGCGATGGCATGATGGTCTTCTTCAACGATCCGCTCCCCTGCCCGGACCCGGCCGCGCGCGCCGTTCGGATGGCCGTGGCGATGCGCGAGCGCGTGGGCGAGATGAGCGCGGGGTGGCGGAAGCGCGGCCACCAGCTCGCCTTCGGGGTCGGGATCGCCCTCGGCTATGCCACCCTCGGAAAGATCGGCTTCGAAGGCCGGTTCGACTACGGGGCGATCGGTACCGTGACGAATCTCGCCGCTCGCCTATGCGACGAGGCCCGGGGCGGGCAGATCCTCGTGAGCCAGCGGGTCTACGCGGTGGTCGAGGACGTCGCGGAGGTGGAGCTGGTCGGGGAGCTCGCGCTCAAGGGCTTCCTCAAGCCCGTCGCCGCTTTCAGCGTCGTCCGTCTGAAGGAGTAGACCGGGCGAGAGTCGTCGGCTCAGCGAGCTGCCGCGCGGGCTTCGCCCGCGCACCCTCGGGGGGAGGCCGCGGAGGGGGCCGTCGACGCCCCCTCCGAGGACCGAGCGCCGGCTCTGCCGGCGCAATCTTCCTGGGGGGAGATTCGGAAGGGGGGCGAAGCCCCCTCCGAGTTCCTTAGCGGGGCGCCAGCCGGAGCGCGCCGTCGAGCCGGATCGTCTCTCCGTTGAGCTTGACGTTCTCCAGGATGTGGGCGACGAGGGCCGCGTACTCCGACGGGCGCCCCAGGCGCTTGGGGAACTGGATCTGCTCGATGAGCGAGTCGCGCGCCTTGTCGGGGAGCATGCCGGCCATGGGCGTCTCGAAGACACCCGGGGCGATGGTCATCACCCGGATGCCGTAGCCCGCCAGGTCGCGGGCGACCGGGAGCGTCATCCCGACAATGCCGCCCTTGGACGCCGAATAGGCAGCCTGGCCGACCTGGCCGTCGAAGGCCGCCACCGACGCCGTGTTGATGATGACGCCACGCTCCCCTTCCTCGTTCGGCTCGTTCTGCATCATCCGGGCGGCCGCGAGCCGGATGCAGTTGAATGTGCCGATCAGGTTGACCTGAATCGTGAACGCGAAGACGTCGAGCGGGTGCGGTCCGCCCCGCGTCGCGGTGCGCACCGCCGCGGCCACGCCCGCGCAGTTGACGAGGACGGTGATCGGCCCGAAGCGCTCCGTCGCCAGCGTGAGCGCCGCCTCGACCTGCTCGGGGCTGGTGACGTCCGCCGCCGCGAAAAGCGCCTGCTTTCCCAGCGCTTCGGCCGTCTCGGCGCCCTTTGAGGTCGGAAGATCCAGAAGGACGGCGCGGCCACCTCCGGCGACGATTCGCTCGGCGGTTGCGCGCCCGAGCCCGGATGCCCCTCCGGTCACCACGGCTGTGGTCTGGGAAATCCTCATCGACAGATCCTCCTACAGCATCTGGGTGGAAAACCCGCCGTCCACGGGAATCGCGGTGCCGGTGACGAAGTCGGATGCGGAGCTGGCGAGGAACACGGCGAGGCCCGCGAGATCGTCGGGGACTCCCCAGCGCCCGGCCGGCGTCCGCGCCAGGACGCGCTCGTTGAGCCCCGGCACGTCCTTGCGCGCCTGCTTCGTCAGGTCGGTGTCGATCCAGCCCGGCAGGATCGCGTTGACCTGAATCCGGTCCTTGGCCCAGGCCACGGCCAGGGCTTTGGTGAGCTGGACGATGCCGCCCTTGGACGCGCCATAGACGGCGCCGAAGGAGGCGCCGAAGATCGACAGCATGGAGCCCACGTTGATGATCTTCCCGCCGCCCGCCTTCACCAGGTGCGGGTACGCCGCTTTTGAGCAGAGGAAGGCCGAGGTCAGGTTCGTCTCGAGGATCAGCCGCCACTCCTCGAGCGTGTAGGTCTCGGGGGGCTTGCGAATGTTGGTCCCGGCGTTGTTCACCAGGATGTCGAGCCGGCCGCAGCGCTCCAGCGTGGCGGCCATGAGGGACGCCACCGCGGCCTCCTGGGTCACATCCACCTCGACCGCGATAGCCTGAGCGCCGAGGGCTTCAAGCTCCTTGACGGCCCGGACGTTTTTGTCGCGGTTTCGCGCCGCCACCACCAGGTGGGCCCCGGCCTCGCCCATACCCCGGGCCATGCCGAGCCCGATCCCCCCGTTACCCCCTGTGACGATCGCTACCCTCCCGCTGAGGTCAAAACGCTTCATCCTTTCCTCCCTCGGCTCACGCGCCCCCTCCCCGCGTCAGCGTTTCGCTGGCGCTTCGAGCAGCGCCAGGATGAAATTGCGGGCCGCCGGGCTATCCCAACTGCGCGGCCCCGCAACGCGTCCAACGAGCCTCCCGCGCCGGTCAACGAAGTACCCGGTCGGTGGGCCCCAGACACCGTACGCCTTGCCCGTTACCTCGCCGCTCTGATCGAGCAGCACAGGGGCAACGTAGCCACGCTCTTTGACGGTACGCTTCACCAGTTCCGGCGGCTCCCGGAAGTTAATCAGGAGAACTTCGAATCCCCTCCCCTTAAGGTCGCTATAGAGTTTGTTGACGGAAGGCAACTCCTCCCGGCAATCCGGTCACCAGGTGGTCCAGAAGTACAGGAGAACGACCTTACCGCGCAGGTCCT from Candidatus Rokuibacteriota bacterium carries:
- a CDS encoding TlpA family protein disulfide reductase codes for the protein MPSVNKLYSDLKGRGFEVLLINFREPPELVKRTVKERGYVAPVLLDQSGEVTGKAYGVWGPPTGYFVDRRGRLVGRVAGPRSWDSPAARNFILALLEAPAKR
- a CDS encoding glucose 1-dehydrogenase, which codes for MKRFDLSGRVAIVTGGNGGIGLGMARGMGEAGAHLVVAARNRDKNVRAVKELEALGAQAIAVEVDVTQEAAVASLMAATLERCGRLDILVNNAGTNIRKPPETYTLEEWRLILETNLTSAFLCSKAAYPHLVKAGGGKIINVGSMLSIFGASFGAVYGASKGGIVQLTKALAVAWAKDRIQVNAILPGWIDTDLTKQARKDVPGLNERVLARTPAGRWGVPDDLAGLAVFLASSASDFVTGTAIPVDGGFSTQML
- a CDS encoding response regulator → MRTPPRILVVDDNLMNVEIIQSRLAVHGYEILTAADGEEALAVARAAQPDLILLDVMMPKLDGTEVCRRLRADASFPFTPIILVTAKADSRDVVAGLEAGADEYLTKPVDQAALVARVKSMLRIKALHDTVQEQASRLEAQAAELAAFNRTLEQRVAAQLAELERVGRLKRFLSPQLAELVMSAGDEKLLESHRREITVVFCDLRGFTAFAETAEPEEVMGVLREYHAAMGELIFRFEGTLERFAGDGMMVFFNDPLPCPDPAARAVRMAVAMRERVGEMSAGWRKRGHQLAFGVGIALGYATLGKIGFEGRFDYGAIGTVTNLAARLCDEARGGQILVSQRVYAVVEDVAEVELVGELALKGFLKPVAAFSVVRLKE
- a CDS encoding 3-hydroxyacyl-CoA dehydrogenase; translated protein: MRISQTTAVVTGGASGLGRATAERIVAGGGRAVLLDLPTSKGAETAEALGKQALFAAADVTSPEQVEAALTLATERFGPITVLVNCAGVAAAVRTATRGGPHPLDVFAFTIQVNLIGTFNCIRLAAARMMQNEPNEEGERGVIINTASVAAFDGQVGQAAYSASKGGIVGMTLPVARDLAGYGIRVMTIAPGVFETPMAGMLPDKARDSLIEQIQFPKRLGRPSEYAALVAHILENVKLNGETIRLDGALRLAPR
- a CDS encoding GAF domain-containing protein, giving the protein MARGNRQPGKVSLKVKAIASISLLILAVGGILSWYFLGQTKEVFTDELQKRALSLTRNLAHNSKYGVLTEDEVILRELIHGILQEEGVLYVLIADAAGKELAQGFKEIGAPAATKQAVARAREHASALAGQVTASSIHYHVVGTQEVYHTAAPVETAVTTPSRTEEQLGAAMLLLGKEPEPEPTAARGARRGSVQIIMSLGTMQATIRRTLVTGVGLTLAIILLGVLISFVFVGYILSPLRAMARAASQIAAGDLSQRVEVTTRDEIGLLAMTFNEMTSSLEQNEGALRRKVAETATLYEIGQEITAQVALKPALKLIVERAQGLLEAESCLLSLRQEDTGTFGIQAYSGTVPEALARVQVRPGEGLTGRVIATATPMMVNDYAKEYRDSPFLAAVQEAGIRSVVAVPLNARGAVIGVLAVTSRVPNKFNEEDRQLLSALADQAAIAIENAKLYEQVRQYAEELEAKVKARTQELQEANLRLEVASRHKSQFLANMSHELRTPLNAILGYTELILDSIYGAVPEKIRDVMVRVDKSGRHLLGLINDVLDLSKIEAGQLTVAPADYSLKDIIQTVVTAVEALAAEKKLALKVSIAPDLPRGRGDERRITQVLLNLVGNAIKFTEAGGVHIEVSLADGAFLVSVADTGPGIAPADQEKIFEEFHQVDSSSTRPKGGTGLGLAIAKRIIEIHGGRIWVESELGKGSTFRFTLPVRVEHQAGAA
- a CDS encoding HAMP domain-containing histidine kinase, translated to MRPPAPPAGHPRADSHVLNAILGYTKLVLDNIYGDVPRKARDAMDRVEKNGHHLLGLINDVLDLTKLEAGQLALALTDYSLKDVVQAVMTSLQPLAAEKRLALKAAVSADLPRARGDEQRITQVLLNLVGNAIKFTDAGEVRLEATVSDGTFLVSVADTGPGIAPADQQKIFEELQQVDSSSTRRKGGMGVGLSIAKRIIELHRGRIWVESHAGRGSTFRITLPVRVEHQEIHAPGPR
- a CDS encoding response regulator; its protein translation is MSKRILVVEDQEDNRRIVRDLLTSAGYEMIEATTGEEGIALAEGHRPDLILMDIQLPGLDGYEATRRIKANPALRGIPVIAVTSYALSGDDARAFEAGCDAYVAKPFSPRALLAKIREFVP